In uncultured Methanobacterium sp., a genomic segment contains:
- a CDS encoding protease htpX: MVSNEEIKRKLAEKRNPTRRSITESGTVSSEELKEKFRSKRNKQTENPGYLVCDTCGGYYQLEAGESPDDFSDECECGGKLKHSKTANLDQES; the protein is encoded by the coding sequence GTGGTTTCTAACGAAGAAATAAAAAGGAAACTTGCTGAAAAGAGGAATCCTACTAGAAGAAGTATAACAGAAAGTGGGACTGTTTCCAGTGAGGAACTAAAGGAAAAGTTCAGGTCGAAAAGAAATAAACAAACCGAAAATCCCGGTTATCTGGTCTGTGATACTTGTGGTGGTTATTACCAATTAGAAGCAGGGGAGTCCCCGGATGATTTTAGTGACGAGTGTGAATGTGGTGGCAAGTTGAAACACTCAAAAACTGCAAACCTCGATCAAGAGTCTTAA